The Cystobacter ferrugineus genome includes a window with the following:
- a CDS encoding TauD/TfdA family dioxygenase — protein MTGNLDSAAWPVIITPGQQPAALEDWVSANRDGLERQLTECKAILFRGFRSRNGFESIANSFFDRRLNYTYRSTPRTDLGQNLYTATEYPKQLSIPQHCENAYQRDWPMKLLFHCVEPASKGGRTPLADMTKVTAMIPAEIKEEFARKKVGYVRNYRAGVDLPWEEVFGTSNKAEVEKFCVENGIEYHWTEGGLKTIQVCQAFASHPLTGETIWFNQAHLFHLSALDPASQKMMLSFFGEGGLPRNSYFGDGSAIGSDVLDQIRSAYERNKVSFEWQKDDVLLIDNMLVSHGRDPFEGSRRVLVCMAEPYSEVQRRGFAGATNSGRS, from the coding sequence ATGACCGGTAATTTGGATAGCGCGGCATGGCCCGTAATCATCACGCCTGGCCAGCAGCCAGCGGCGCTGGAGGATTGGGTCTCAGCGAACCGTGACGGACTCGAGCGGCAGTTGACCGAGTGTAAGGCCATTCTCTTTCGAGGCTTCCGTAGCAGGAATGGCTTCGAGAGCATTGCCAACAGCTTCTTCGACCGGCGCCTCAACTATACCTATCGGTCGACGCCCCGTACGGACCTGGGGCAGAACCTCTACACGGCGACGGAGTACCCGAAGCAGCTGTCGATTCCGCAGCATTGCGAGAACGCCTACCAGCGCGACTGGCCGATGAAGCTGCTGTTCCACTGCGTGGAGCCGGCGAGCAAAGGCGGCCGGACGCCCTTGGCCGACATGACGAAGGTAACGGCGATGATCCCCGCCGAAATCAAGGAGGAGTTCGCGCGGAAGAAGGTCGGGTACGTGCGGAACTACCGCGCTGGAGTGGATCTGCCTTGGGAAGAGGTGTTTGGAACGAGCAACAAGGCAGAGGTTGAGAAGTTCTGCGTCGAGAATGGCATAGAGTACCACTGGACCGAGGGTGGCTTGAAGACCATCCAGGTCTGCCAGGCGTTCGCTTCGCATCCACTCACCGGTGAGACGATCTGGTTCAATCAGGCCCACCTGTTTCACCTTTCCGCATTGGACCCGGCTTCACAGAAGATGATGCTTTCCTTCTTCGGTGAGGGCGGCCTCCCGCGCAACTCGTACTTCGGAGACGGGTCGGCCATCGGGAGCGACGTCCTCGACCAGATCCGCTCCGCTTACGAACGCAACAAGGTCTCGTTCGAGTGGCAGAAGGACGACGTGTTGCTGATCGACAACATGCTGGTTTCTCACGGACGAGATCCGTTCGAAGGCAGCCGGCGGGTGCTGGTCTGCATGGCGGAGCCGTATTCGGAAGTCCAGCGGCGGGGATTCGCCGGGGCAACGAACTCAGGGCGCTCGTAA
- a CDS encoding amino acid adenylation domain-containing protein, with the protein MATKLSDFALLDSEDANVISRSNETGISLDLSKSVVDLFNLQVERAPDATACLGRQGRLTYGELNRRTNQLAHHLIARGVGPDVPVGVLFERSAEQLIAILGVLKAGGCYVPLDPQYPADYMQQVLTDARPRMVVSSRALGERLRSGEEQIVYLDDEQLLARETRDPPVKVLPEQLAYVMYTSGSSGVPKGVMVPHRQILNWLHALLARVPFGENEVVAQKTSTSFAISVKELFAGLVAGVPQVFIDDATVRDVASFVRELEQWRVTRLYTFPSQLAAILSSVNGAYERLRSLRHLYISIEPCPTELLAKLRAAMPWVTPWYIYGCTEINDVTYCDPGDQAGNTGFVPIGRPIRNTRVFVLDEELRMVPVGAMGEMYVESLSTARGYWGLPELTAERFIANPHAEDGSRLYKTGDLARYLPDGSLEFLGRRDYEVKIRGYRVDVRQVEKVLGAHPDILEVAVVGWPLGGANPQLVAYVVPRAKGAAPIQEIRDYLSASLPAYMVPTIFQVLAALPRLPNDKVDRLSLPDPKVEEQTEGYVAPRTETEKVLAEIWSDVLSQGRAPLTVGATHNFFELGGHSLLAAQMFSRIRQKFDLELPINTLFETPVLEGFASAVDAALAERNGPAQRLISMTDRGQALPLSHVQERLWFVHEHMVEQRSSYNVAFACHMRGKGLSMPALRAAINGLVARHETLRTTFVVSEGGGDPVQRIADSLWIEVPLYEVDASEVPARMAAHAGHVFDLAKGPLLKTSVLRVTPDHHVFLMNMHHIICDGWSIDILLRDLYEFYKAAETGSQPNLPVLPIQYADYSVWQRQQDLSSHLDYWKKTLEGYQEGLSLPYDFARPSNRTWRAASVRHQYPAELATRLSEVSKSHQATVFMTLMASTAIVLNRYTGRDDLCVGATVAGRDHFELENLIGFFVNILAIRLDLSGNPTAETVLQRARAQVLEGMKHRDLPFEHILAALQKQRDSSQIPLVPVMVRHQNFPTVTSQEQGLDLGIGEIEFGERTTPNELDIQFIGEGSTLEVVVEYAKDLFSERTIQRLITHLQQVLQTLVDKPDCRLTDFPLVAGDALQGGVSGSGGATKTGKLDVSKSPVELFNERVEASPDAVACMGADGSLTYRELDRRANQVARHLMGRGVGRETRVGLWFERSPDLLVALLGILKAGGCFVPLDPSYPQEYINNIVADAQPLLVMSSRALGSRLSLEAGRLVYLDDALAASTDASDPQVRIDPEQLIYVMYTSGSTGLPKGVLVPHRQILNWLYPLWAMVPFGQDEVVAQKTSTAFAVSMKELFTGLLAGVPQVFIDGTVVKDAAAFVLHLERWRVTRLYTLPSHLDAILSHVDGAAERLRSLRHVILAGEPCPVELMEKLRETLPSCTAWFNYGCTEVNDISYCVPNEQFHSSGFVPIGRPIQYTRALVLDDELRTVPVGIMGEIYVESPGTARGYWRQPDLTAERFIPNPFGEPGSRLYRTGDMARCLEDGSLEFLGRRDYEVKIRGHRVDVRQVEKILASHPEVLESAVLGWPRGAKNPQLLAYAATKPGRPLSTENVREYLSARLPTYMVPTLYQFLPALPRLPNGKLDRFGLPDHKKVEVGGVYVAPQTPTEKVLAGLWAECLKQGDMPAPQVGRLHNFFDLGGHSLLANRVLMQVQRHFGVSLGISALFGSPVLNDFAAAIDKALGTEEPGEEGSSDAREVAAKDTSVIVPLSTHGTLPSLFCVHPVGGQVHAYRELAQAMEKHASMYALQSEGAREFDTIETLARFYADAIRGAQPDGSYRLLGWSSGGLITLAIARELEHQGCAVEYVGLVDSKPIPRLAGERGWASLIAATNILGAMRGRGFSVAEVDAAGKLLESRGWTEESFASEGHAALEELARHFGITVAQESSEYLLARFKTTKYYLSLFAGFKPAALGPETYLYEASERVGATSNDDTGEWGDALDRKALRANIVQVPGNHYTVLQGENVLQLAGRIAEALSAIDNSVVTRTRAS; encoded by the coding sequence ATGGCCACCAAATTGTCTGACTTCGCGCTCCTCGACTCCGAAGACGCCAACGTCATCTCCCGCTCGAACGAGACGGGGATATCGCTGGATCTGTCCAAGAGCGTGGTTGACTTGTTCAACCTCCAGGTCGAGAGGGCGCCTGACGCCACGGCGTGTCTCGGCCGCCAGGGGCGCTTGACTTACGGAGAACTCAACCGGCGGACGAACCAGCTCGCGCATCACCTGATCGCGCGAGGCGTCGGGCCGGATGTTCCCGTGGGCGTCCTGTTCGAGCGCTCCGCCGAGCAGCTCATCGCCATCCTGGGCGTCCTCAAGGCGGGCGGGTGTTATGTCCCGTTGGATCCGCAGTACCCCGCCGATTACATGCAGCAGGTCCTGACGGACGCCCGGCCGCGGATGGTGGTGTCGAGCCGGGCGCTCGGCGAGCGCCTCCGCTCGGGCGAGGAGCAGATCGTCTACCTCGATGACGAACAGCTCCTGGCGCGCGAGACCCGCGACCCGCCTGTGAAGGTGTTGCCGGAGCAGCTCGCGTACGTGATGTACACGTCGGGCTCGTCCGGAGTGCCGAAGGGCGTCATGGTGCCCCATCGCCAGATCCTCAACTGGCTGCATGCACTCCTGGCGCGGGTGCCGTTCGGCGAGAACGAAGTGGTGGCCCAGAAGACGTCCACGTCATTCGCCATCTCAGTGAAGGAACTCTTCGCGGGATTGGTCGCGGGTGTCCCGCAGGTCTTCATCGACGATGCGACTGTCCGCGACGTTGCCAGCTTCGTTCGTGAGCTGGAGCAGTGGCGCGTCACGCGGCTCTATACTTTTCCCTCCCAGCTGGCGGCGATTCTCTCGAGCGTGAATGGCGCGTACGAGCGCCTCCGCTCGCTGCGCCACCTGTACATCTCGATCGAGCCCTGCCCAACAGAGCTGCTGGCGAAGCTCCGGGCGGCCATGCCGTGGGTCACCCCCTGGTACATCTATGGCTGCACCGAGATCAACGACGTCACCTACTGCGACCCAGGGGACCAGGCTGGCAACACGGGCTTCGTGCCGATCGGGCGGCCCATCCGCAACACGCGGGTGTTCGTCCTCGACGAAGAGCTCCGGATGGTGCCCGTCGGCGCGATGGGTGAGATGTACGTGGAGAGCCTGAGCACGGCGCGGGGCTACTGGGGCCTTCCCGAGTTGACGGCGGAGCGGTTCATCGCCAACCCTCACGCGGAGGACGGTTCGCGCCTGTACAAGACAGGCGACCTCGCCCGCTACCTGCCGGATGGTTCCCTGGAGTTCCTCGGGCGCCGGGACTACGAGGTGAAGATCCGCGGGTATCGCGTGGACGTCCGGCAGGTCGAGAAGGTCCTCGGGGCGCATCCCGACATCCTCGAGGTGGCGGTGGTGGGCTGGCCGCTCGGCGGGGCGAATCCGCAACTGGTCGCCTACGTCGTGCCGAGGGCGAAGGGGGCTGCTCCCATCCAGGAGATCCGGGACTACCTGTCGGCGTCCCTGCCGGCCTACATGGTGCCGACGATCTTCCAGGTGCTGGCGGCGCTGCCACGTCTTCCCAATGACAAGGTGGATCGGTTGAGCCTGCCCGACCCCAAGGTGGAGGAGCAGACCGAGGGGTACGTGGCGCCTCGCACGGAAACCGAGAAGGTACTGGCCGAAATCTGGAGCGACGTCCTCAGCCAGGGCCGGGCCCCCCTGACCGTCGGCGCGACGCACAACTTTTTCGAACTGGGAGGCCATTCGCTTCTCGCCGCCCAGATGTTCTCGCGGATCCGGCAGAAGTTCGATCTCGAACTGCCCATCAACACCCTGTTCGAGACCCCCGTGCTGGAGGGCTTTGCGAGCGCCGTCGACGCGGCTCTTGCCGAGCGGAACGGTCCGGCGCAGAGGCTGATCAGCATGACGGACCGCGGCCAGGCGCTTCCGCTGTCGCACGTCCAGGAGCGGCTCTGGTTCGTGCACGAGCACATGGTCGAGCAGCGGAGCAGCTACAACGTTGCCTTCGCCTGCCACATGCGTGGCAAGGGGCTGTCGATGCCGGCGCTGCGCGCCGCCATCAACGGGCTGGTGGCTCGCCACGAGACCTTGCGGACGACGTTCGTCGTCTCCGAGGGCGGAGGAGATCCCGTCCAGCGGATCGCCGACTCCCTGTGGATCGAGGTTCCGCTATATGAGGTCGATGCGTCGGAAGTCCCGGCCCGCATGGCGGCCCACGCGGGCCACGTGTTCGACCTTGCGAAGGGCCCCCTGCTGAAGACCTCGGTCCTGCGGGTGACGCCCGATCACCACGTGTTCTTGATGAACATGCATCACATCATCTGTGATGGGTGGTCGATCGACATCCTGCTGCGGGACCTCTACGAGTTCTACAAGGCGGCCGAGACGGGCTCGCAGCCGAACCTGCCGGTCCTGCCAATCCAGTATGCCGACTACTCCGTGTGGCAGCGTCAGCAGGACCTCAGCAGTCACCTCGACTACTGGAAGAAGACGCTCGAGGGCTACCAGGAAGGGTTGTCGCTTCCGTACGACTTCGCCCGCCCGTCCAACAGGACCTGGCGTGCCGCGAGTGTCCGGCACCAGTACCCGGCGGAACTCGCCACCCGTCTGTCGGAGGTGAGCAAGAGCCATCAGGCGACGGTGTTCATGACGTTGATGGCCAGCACGGCAATCGTGCTGAACCGGTACACGGGTCGGGATGATCTGTGCGTGGGTGCCACGGTGGCGGGCCGTGACCACTTCGAGCTCGAGAACCTGATTGGCTTCTTCGTCAACATCCTCGCCATCAGGCTCGACCTCAGCGGGAATCCCACGGCCGAGACGGTGCTGCAGCGGGCGCGAGCGCAGGTGCTGGAAGGCATGAAGCATCGCGACCTGCCGTTCGAGCACATCCTGGCGGCGCTGCAGAAGCAGCGCGACAGCAGCCAGATTCCCCTGGTGCCGGTGATGGTCCGCCACCAGAACTTCCCGACAGTGACCTCGCAGGAGCAGGGGCTCGACCTGGGTATCGGGGAGATCGAGTTTGGTGAGCGGACGACGCCCAACGAGCTCGACATCCAGTTCATCGGCGAGGGAAGCACGCTGGAGGTGGTGGTCGAGTACGCGAAGGATCTGTTCTCCGAGCGCACGATCCAGCGGCTCATCACGCACTTGCAGCAGGTGCTGCAGACTCTCGTGGACAAGCCGGACTGCCGGCTGACGGATTTTCCGCTGGTGGCCGGGGACGCGCTGCAGGGCGGTGTGTCGGGCTCCGGGGGCGCGACGAAGACCGGCAAGCTCGACGTGTCGAAGAGCCCGGTCGAGTTGTTCAACGAGCGGGTAGAGGCCTCGCCGGACGCGGTCGCCTGCATGGGCGCGGACGGAAGCCTGACCTACCGGGAGCTGGACCGAAGGGCCAATCAGGTCGCCCGCCACCTGATGGGGCGAGGGGTGGGGCGGGAGACGCGGGTGGGGTTGTGGTTCGAGCGCTCGCCGGACCTGCTGGTCGCACTCCTGGGCATACTCAAGGCGGGGGGCTGCTTCGTTCCGCTCGATCCGAGCTATCCGCAGGAGTACATCAACAACATCGTCGCCGATGCGCAGCCGCTTCTGGTGATGTCGAGCCGGGCGCTGGGCTCACGCCTGTCACTGGAGGCAGGGCGGCTGGTGTACCTCGATGACGCGCTGGCGGCGTCCACCGATGCGAGCGATCCCCAGGTGCGCATCGACCCGGAGCAGCTCATCTACGTCATGTACACCTCCGGTTCCACCGGTCTGCCGAAGGGGGTGCTCGTTCCCCATCGGCAGATCCTGAACTGGCTGTACCCGCTGTGGGCGATGGTGCCCTTCGGGCAGGACGAGGTGGTGGCGCAGAAGACATCCACGGCCTTCGCGGTCTCGATGAAGGAGCTCTTCACGGGGCTGCTGGCGGGCGTGCCCCAGGTATTCATCGACGGCACCGTGGTCAAGGACGCGGCGGCCTTCGTGCTCCACCTGGAGCGATGGCGGGTCACCCGGCTGTACACGCTCCCGTCGCACCTCGATGCCATCCTGTCCCACGTCGACGGGGCGGCGGAGCGCCTGCGGTCCCTGCGGCATGTCATCCTCGCGGGGGAGCCGTGCCCCGTTGAGCTGATGGAGAAGCTGCGCGAGACCCTGCCGTCGTGCACGGCGTGGTTCAACTACGGCTGTACCGAGGTCAACGACATCTCCTACTGCGTCCCGAACGAGCAGTTCCACAGCTCGGGGTTCGTGCCGATCGGCCGGCCCATCCAGTACACCCGGGCGCTGGTGCTCGACGACGAGCTGCGGACGGTGCCGGTGGGCATCATGGGGGAGATCTACGTCGAGAGCCCGGGGACGGCGCGGGGCTACTGGAGGCAGCCGGATTTGACGGCCGAGCGGTTCATCCCCAACCCGTTCGGCGAGCCGGGTAGCCGTCTCTACCGTACGGGCGATATGGCGCGATGCCTTGAGGATGGCTCGCTGGAGTTCTTGGGGCGCCGGGACTACGAGGTCAAGATCCGTGGCCATCGCGTGGACGTCCGCCAGGTCGAGAAGATCCTCGCGAGCCACCCGGAAGTCCTCGAGTCGGCGGTGTTGGGCTGGCCACGGGGGGCGAAGAACCCTCAGTTGCTTGCCTACGCCGCCACGAAGCCGGGCCGTCCCCTGTCGACTGAAAACGTGCGGGAGTACCTGTCGGCCCGCTTGCCGACGTACATGGTGCCAACGCTCTACCAGTTCCTGCCAGCGCTGCCGCGCCTGCCCAATGGCAAGCTCGACCGCTTCGGGCTGCCCGATCACAAGAAAGTCGAGGTGGGCGGCGTCTACGTCGCCCCGCAGACGCCGACGGAGAAGGTCTTGGCGGGACTGTGGGCCGAGTGCCTCAAGCAGGGCGACATGCCCGCGCCGCAGGTTGGCCGCTTGCACAACTTCTTCGACCTCGGTGGGCACTCGCTGCTCGCCAATCGCGTACTGATGCAGGTGCAGCGGCATTTCGGGGTCAGCCTGGGCATCAGTGCGTTGTTCGGTTCTCCGGTGCTGAATGACTTCGCGGCGGCCATCGACAAGGCGCTCGGGACCGAGGAGCCAGGCGAGGAAGGCTCGAGCGACGCACGAGAGGTCGCTGCGAAGGACACCTCCGTGATCGTGCCGCTCTCCACCCACGGGACGCTGCCGAGCCTGTTCTGCGTCCATCCGGTGGGCGGGCAGGTCCATGCCTACCGCGAGCTCGCCCAGGCGATGGAGAAGCACGCCAGCATGTACGCGCTCCAGTCGGAGGGCGCCCGTGAGTTCGACACAATCGAGACCTTGGCGCGCTTCTACGCCGATGCGATCCGCGGGGCTCAGCCCGACGGGAGCTACCGTCTCCTCGGATGGTCTTCTGGTGGGCTCATCACCCTGGCGATTGCTCGCGAGCTGGAGCACCAGGGCTGCGCCGTGGAGTACGTGGGCCTCGTGGATTCAAAGCCAATCCCGCGGTTGGCGGGTGAGCGCGGCTGGGCGTCGCTGATCGCGGCGACGAACATCCTGGGCGCGATGCGGGGGCGCGGCTTCTCGGTCGCCGAGGTCGATGCTGCCGGGAAGCTCCTCGAGTCGCGCGGATGGACGGAGGAGTCCTTCGCCTCGGAGGGGCATGCGGCGCTGGAGGAGTTGGCTCGGCACTTCGGCATCACCGTCGCGCAAGAGTCATCGGAGTACCTCCTGGCCCGGTTCAAGACCACGAAGTACTACTTGTCGCTGTTCGCTGGCTTCAAGCCGGCGGCGCTCGGGCCGGAGACGTACCTCTATGAGGCTTCAGAGCGGGTCGGAGCCACCTCGAACGACGACACGGGCGAGTGGGGGGACGCGCTGGATCGCAAGGCCCTGCGGGCGAACATCGTGCAGGTGCCAGGCAATCACTATACTGTCCTGCAGGGAGAGAACGTGCTGCAACTGGCGGGGCGGATCGCCGAAGCCTTGTCTGCGATCGACAACTCGGTGGTAACGAGGACGCGAGCTTCGTGA
- a CDS encoding amino acid adenylation domain-containing protein translates to MHQLFESQADRTPDAVAARAGNESLTYRELNFRANQLARYLVAKGVVPRGSVAVLMNRTPACLVSLLAIIKAGAAYVPVDAGLPAKRVDYILTDSGATCVLTDRETRSLLDEPRSASTLVIDVDDPSIYSGETSNLGLAVDPEQQVYCIYTSGSTGLPKGVMVQHRALMNYVWWAKKQYVTDAVESFALYSSLSFDLTVTSIFVPLISGRCIDVYPDLGEDVPVINRVLEDNRVDVVKLTPAHLALLRNTDLSQSRLKVLILGGEDLRAETAGDVHKRLDGRAVIYNEYGPTETVVGCMIHRYDPAVDLHGSVPIGVGIDNMRIYLLDDRRRPVKPGEVGEIYIGGDGVTLGYKDKPQVTADHFISNPFVEGERLYASGDLGRVNERGALVFLGRKDLQIKLRGYRIELGEIESALLSYPGIKECIVDSTKTAQSQAAAQLTYCTKCGLASSFPNTTYSAEGVCNHCEAFDKYRSVVDDYFSTMDELQSIVTEMKSIHNSKYDCIVALSGGKDSTYALCRMIETGARVLAFTLDNGYISEEAKQNINRVVARLGVDHRYLSTGHMKEIFVDSLKRHSNVCNGCFKTIYTFAINLAQEVGVKHVVMGLSKGQLFETRLSALFRTSTFDNAAFEKSLVDARKIYHRIDDAVSRLLDTTCVKNDKVIENIRFVDFYRYCHASRQEMYDYIQERVGWARPIDTGRSTNCLLNDVGIYVHNKERRYHNYSLPYSWDVRMGHISREEAMRELDDSADIDVERVEGIIKDLGYELNDQVVGSAEAQLVAYYVSAEEFPASDLRQFLSEILPEYMVPRSFVQLDSIPLTPNGKVNRQALPKPDLLRKAGTDGQAAPRTPVEKQLAELWKEVLQVDSVGIHDNFFEMGGHSLPALMLLYKIDSQFHKTISIQEFSKVPTISALAAHLGSDTEAVPPGLGEVVDQSAPAYRG, encoded by the coding sequence GTGCACCAACTGTTCGAGTCGCAGGCGGACAGGACTCCCGACGCCGTCGCGGCGAGGGCGGGGAACGAGTCCCTGACCTACCGGGAGCTGAACTTCCGGGCGAATCAGCTCGCCCGGTACCTCGTTGCGAAAGGCGTGGTCCCGCGAGGCTCGGTGGCCGTGCTGATGAACCGGACCCCTGCGTGTCTGGTTTCACTGCTCGCCATCATCAAGGCGGGCGCGGCGTACGTTCCGGTGGACGCCGGATTGCCCGCCAAACGGGTGGACTACATTCTGACGGACAGCGGCGCGACCTGCGTCCTGACCGACAGGGAGACGCGGTCACTCCTCGACGAGCCGCGGTCGGCTTCGACGCTCGTCATCGACGTGGATGATCCATCCATCTATTCGGGCGAGACCAGCAACCTCGGGCTCGCTGTCGATCCCGAGCAGCAGGTCTACTGCATCTACACCTCGGGTTCGACGGGCCTTCCCAAAGGCGTGATGGTCCAGCACCGCGCGCTGATGAACTACGTCTGGTGGGCGAAGAAGCAGTACGTCACCGACGCGGTCGAGAGTTTTGCCCTGTACTCCTCGTTGTCGTTCGACCTCACGGTCACCTCCATCTTCGTTCCGCTGATCTCCGGACGCTGCATCGATGTGTACCCGGACCTGGGCGAGGACGTCCCCGTCATCAACCGGGTACTGGAGGACAATAGGGTCGACGTCGTGAAGCTCACTCCGGCCCACCTTGCCCTGCTCAGGAACACGGACCTATCGCAAAGCCGGCTGAAAGTGCTCATCCTGGGAGGAGAGGACCTCCGAGCGGAGACGGCGGGGGACGTCCACAAGCGGCTGGACGGCCGGGCGGTGATCTACAACGAGTACGGCCCCACGGAGACCGTCGTGGGGTGCATGATTCACCGCTACGACCCCGCGGTGGATCTGCACGGGTCGGTGCCGATTGGAGTGGGCATCGACAACATGCGGATCTACTTGCTCGACGACCGTCGGCGTCCCGTCAAGCCAGGAGAGGTTGGCGAGATTTACATCGGAGGCGACGGTGTGACCCTGGGGTACAAGGATAAGCCTCAAGTCACGGCGGACCACTTCATCTCCAATCCGTTCGTGGAAGGGGAGCGGTTGTACGCCAGTGGCGACCTCGGCCGGGTGAATGAGCGCGGCGCGCTCGTCTTCCTCGGCCGGAAGGATTTGCAGATCAAGCTGCGGGGGTACCGGATCGAGCTGGGCGAGATCGAGAGCGCCCTTCTCTCCTATCCGGGGATCAAGGAATGCATCGTCGATTCGACCAAGACCGCGCAGAGCCAGGCCGCCGCTCAGCTCACCTACTGCACCAAGTGTGGTCTGGCGTCGAGCTTCCCGAATACGACGTACTCCGCCGAGGGGGTCTGCAACCACTGCGAGGCCTTCGACAAGTACCGCAGCGTCGTCGACGACTACTTCAGCACGATGGATGAGCTGCAGTCGATCGTCACCGAGATGAAGAGCATCCACAACTCGAAGTACGACTGCATCGTGGCGCTCAGCGGCGGAAAAGACAGCACGTATGCACTCTGTCGGATGATCGAAACCGGTGCCCGTGTATTGGCCTTCACGTTGGATAACGGCTACATCTCGGAGGAGGCGAAGCAGAACATCAACCGGGTCGTTGCCCGGCTGGGAGTGGATCACCGCTATCTCTCGACCGGCCACATGAAGGAGATCTTCGTCGACAGCCTGAAGCGACACAGCAATGTGTGCAACGGCTGCTTCAAGACCATCTACACGTTTGCGATCAACCTGGCGCAGGAGGTCGGTGTCAAGCACGTGGTCATGGGGTTGTCAAAGGGCCAACTGTTCGAAACGCGCCTCTCGGCCTTGTTCCGCACGTCGACCTTCGACAACGCCGCCTTCGAGAAGAGCCTCGTCGACGCGCGAAAGATCTACCATCGCATCGATGATGCCGTGAGCCGCCTGCTCGACACTACTTGCGTCAAGAACGACAAGGTCATCGAGAACATCAGGTTCGTGGACTTCTATCGTTATTGCCACGCCAGCCGTCAGGAGATGTACGACTACATCCAGGAGAGAGTCGGGTGGGCCAGGCCGATTGACACCGGGCGGTCGACGAACTGTCTCCTCAATGATGTTGGCATCTACGTTCACAACAAGGAGCGCAGGTACCACAACTACTCCCTGCCCTACAGCTGGGACGTCCGGATGGGCCACATCAGCAGGGAAGAGGCGATGAGAGAGCTCGACGACTCGGCCGACATCGACGTCGAGAGGGTCGAGGGCATCATCAAGGACCTTGGCTACGAGCTGAACGACCAGGTGGTGGGCTCGGCGGAAGCCCAGCTGGTCGCCTACTATGTCTCCGCGGAGGAGTTCCCCGCGTCCGACCTGCGGCAGTTCCTGTCGGAGATTCTGCCGGAGTACATGGTACCCAGGTCGTTCGTCCAGCTGGACAGCATCCCGCTGACGCCCAATGGCAAGGTCAATCGTCAGGCCCTGCCGAAGCCTGACCTGCTTCGGAAGGCCGGCACCGACGGACAAGCCGCACCCCGAACACCGGTGGAGAAGCAGTTGGCGGAGCTGTGGAAGGAGGTGCTGCAGGTCGACAGTGTCGGGATCCACGACAACTTCTTCGAGATGGGCGGGCACTCGCTTCCGGCGCTCATGCTGCTCTACAAGATCGACAGTCAGTTCCATAAGACGATCAGCATCCAGGAGTTCTCGAAGGTCCCCACCATCAGCGCGCTCGCGGCGCATCTCGGCAGTGACACCGAAGCGGTGCCGCCAGGGCTGGGCGAGGTCGTCGATCAGAGCGCGCCTGCATACAGGGGATAA
- the pabC gene encoding aminodeoxychorismate lyase translates to MRFVTVNGEDSAVCSVLDRGLQFGDGLFETMLCVGGAPVDFPEHWARLDEGCRRLGIECPDIRREVTAAIARWGAPRAVAKLVVTRGSTERGYRCAPSVRPNWILTITDAPKYPLAHEDRGVAVKLCRTLVSLDDPQLAGLKHLNRLPQVLARREWDDEYHDGLLTDHGGHLVEGCTSNLFLVADGALRTPDLTACGVRGIVRQKVLDHSKAIGIRCEVTTLKLRDLEHADEVFLTNSVYGIVPVGSVDGMRYRIGPTTARLLKDLCQGVYF, encoded by the coding sequence GTGCGCTTCGTCACTGTCAATGGTGAGGACTCGGCAGTTTGCTCGGTGCTGGATCGCGGACTCCAGTTCGGAGATGGCCTGTTCGAGACGATGCTGTGTGTTGGCGGTGCGCCGGTCGACTTCCCGGAACACTGGGCGCGGCTTGATGAGGGCTGCCGCCGGCTGGGAATCGAATGCCCGGACATCCGGCGCGAAGTGACCGCTGCGATCGCCAGGTGGGGTGCTCCCAGGGCGGTCGCCAAGCTCGTCGTCACTCGGGGAAGCACGGAGCGGGGATACCGGTGCGCCCCTTCCGTCCGGCCGAACTGGATCCTCACCATCACGGATGCCCCGAAGTATCCGCTGGCCCACGAGGACAGAGGCGTGGCCGTCAAACTCTGCCGAACGCTCGTCTCGCTCGATGACCCACAGCTGGCCGGGTTGAAGCACCTCAACCGGTTGCCCCAGGTGCTCGCGAGGAGGGAGTGGGACGACGAGTACCACGATGGCCTGCTGACCGACCACGGTGGTCACCTCGTCGAGGGTTGCACGAGCAACCTGTTCCTCGTTGCCGACGGAGCCTTGAGGACGCCCGATCTGACTGCGTGCGGTGTGCGCGGTATCGTGCGGCAGAAGGTCCTCGACCACTCGAAGGCAATCGGGATCCGCTGCGAGGTAACCACCCTGAAGCTACGAGATCTCGAACACGCGGACGAGGTCTTCCTGACGAACTCTGTCTACGGGATTGTGCCGGTTGGTAGCGTCGATGGTATGAGGTACCGGATAGGTCCGACGACGGCGCGTTTGCTGAAAGACCTTTGCCAGGGTGTGTACTTTTGA